Proteins encoded together in one Candidatus Lariskella endosymbiont of Epinotia ramella window:
- a CDS encoding IS982 family transposase, which yields MKKDITELYCFVDDFCKIYSAHEKSKLLPSFAQRNRLCSMSLSEMLTIVIMYHTSHSKNFKYFYKTYVEYLHKNDFPKAVSYNRFIALMTRLFMPLNILLHLLFGEKTGVYFMDSTPIKVCHAKRQSSNKVFKGIAKYSKSTMGYFYGFKLHLIINEKGEFVALQITKGNVDDRVPVPKLTKDLLGTVYVDKGYIKQNLFLNLYERGLKMVHSIRKNMQNKLMTLRDKILLRKQTIIETVFDYLKNKMNIEHTRHRSPINAFVNILAALVAYAFKKNKPSLNFNFHPL from the coding sequence ATGAAGAAAGATATAACAGAATTATATTGTTTTGTAGATGATTTTTGCAAAATTTATTCTGCGCATGAGAAGAGCAAGTTATTGCCGTCTTTTGCTCAGAGGAATCGTTTATGCTCAATGAGCCTTAGTGAAATGCTGACAATTGTGATAATGTATCACACATCGCATTCAAAGAATTTTAAGTATTTTTATAAAACATATGTGGAATATCTTCATAAGAATGATTTCCCAAAAGCTGTAAGCTATAATCGCTTTATTGCGCTGATGACAAGACTTTTTATGCCATTAAATATACTCCTGCACTTATTATTCGGCGAGAAAACAGGTGTGTATTTTATGGATTCTACGCCGATTAAAGTTTGTCACGCAAAAAGACAATCTAGTAATAAAGTTTTTAAAGGCATCGCCAAATATAGCAAGTCCACCATGGGTTATTTTTATGGATTTAAATTACATTTAATTATCAATGAAAAAGGCGAATTTGTTGCTTTGCAGATCACAAAAGGAAATGTAGATGATAGAGTCCCAGTTCCCAAATTAACAAAAGATTTGCTTGGTACAGTTTACGTAGATAAAGGCTATATAAAGCAAAATCTGTTTCTCAATTTGTATGAAAGAGGTCTTAAAATGGTGCATAGCATAAGAAAAAACATGCAAAACAAATTAATGACCCTCAGAGATAAAATTTTACTCCGAAAACAAACTATAATAGAAACTGTATTCGATTATTTAAAAAATAAAATGAATATCGAGCATACAAGGCACAGATCTCCTATTAACGCATTTGTTAATATTCTTGCTGCTCTTGTTGCTTATGCCTTCAAGAAAAACAAACCATCTTTAAATTTTAACTTTCATCCCTTGTAA
- a CDS encoding PhoPQ-activated protein PqaA family protein: MIDSSPDIGKLGVHNQNFIVEERCIKSDFTKSQNAFFSSAEKKNKLSTNSEFQNILSSFIKREDGAYNFKRISTSIADGVEIHTYTLSSQFWPIENQNDPAFLWNHRLIIYKPDNVLHNTAFMYVNGGNNIDEKGNETFQDSPEQLDFIGLAKRNNIIVVNLLNVPNQYIFFGDQASPLPKREDQILAYTYRKVMEDPAQNAYLAGHLPMAKSIVKGMDAVEDIVSLEFRIEIKNFILSGASKRGWAAWLAALEDERVSALMPVVIDILNVRKNIHHICSVYGGTCPIALKDYINEGVIEALQSKNGEYLMDIEDPLSYLKPEYDTKYLNRLGIAKYIINASGDDFFTPDSSRFYFNILPGKENYIRYIPNAAHYLLGGKIGTLLKTDVVVQDAVERYLSLQLNKVALPQVSWEFFPSQIVLHSSAAPQNVKLWRAYNEESRDFRCLQINHSPYQKLSLWYFFAKKYIASWFTEKLCDAQYSSINIDYQCDGISQCVITAELPKITRGFQAAFLEIDYFLDDMNPFTITTEVNIAGVTDTPYKVTID, from the coding sequence ATGATAGATTCTTCGCCAGATATTGGAAAACTTGGTGTACATAATCAGAATTTCATAGTAGAAGAGCGTTGTATAAAATCTGATTTTACAAAATCTCAAAACGCATTTTTCTCTTCTGCAGAAAAGAAAAACAAGTTAAGTACAAACTCAGAATTTCAAAACATACTTAGCTCTTTTATAAAAAGAGAAGATGGTGCTTACAACTTCAAACGCATAAGCACAAGCATCGCAGATGGTGTAGAAATACACACCTACACTCTTTCATCGCAATTTTGGCCAATAGAAAATCAAAATGATCCTGCATTTTTATGGAATCATAGGTTAATTATTTACAAGCCTGATAATGTTTTACACAACACTGCCTTTATGTATGTAAACGGTGGTAACAACATAGATGAAAAAGGAAATGAGACATTTCAAGATTCTCCTGAACAGCTAGATTTTATAGGGCTTGCAAAGAGAAATAACATAATTGTTGTTAATTTACTCAATGTTCCAAACCAATATATTTTTTTCGGAGATCAAGCTTCTCCTCTTCCTAAACGTGAGGATCAAATACTGGCGTACACATATAGAAAAGTAATGGAAGATCCTGCACAAAATGCATATCTCGCTGGTCACCTGCCAATGGCTAAATCTATAGTGAAAGGAATGGATGCTGTAGAAGACATAGTATCATTAGAGTTTCGTATAGAAATCAAAAATTTTATATTATCTGGAGCTTCAAAAAGAGGGTGGGCTGCGTGGCTTGCCGCACTTGAGGATGAACGTGTTTCTGCATTGATGCCAGTTGTAATAGATATTCTAAACGTAAGAAAAAATATACACCATATTTGTTCTGTATATGGTGGCACATGTCCTATCGCTCTTAAAGATTATATAAATGAAGGAGTAATAGAGGCTCTGCAATCGAAAAACGGCGAGTATTTAATGGATATAGAAGATCCATTAAGCTACCTTAAACCTGAATATGATACGAAATATTTAAATAGGCTTGGAATAGCAAAATATATAATAAATGCAAGTGGAGATGATTTTTTTACGCCTGATTCTTCGCGCTTCTACTTTAACATACTACCGGGGAAAGAAAATTATATTAGGTATATTCCAAACGCTGCTCACTACTTGCTTGGAGGGAAAATAGGTACACTGTTAAAAACAGATGTGGTCGTACAAGATGCTGTTGAGAGATACCTATCTTTGCAATTAAATAAAGTTGCATTGCCGCAAGTTTCTTGGGAGTTTTTCCCTTCACAAATTGTGTTACACTCTTCTGCAGCTCCACAAAATGTAAAACTCTGGAGAGCTTATAATGAAGAGTCTAGAGATTTTAGATGTCTTCAGATTAATCATTCTCCTTATCAAAAGCTTAGCCTTTGGTATTTTTTCGCCAAGAAATATATTGCTTCATGGTTTACAGAGAAACTTTGTGACGCACAATATTCTTCTATAAATATTGATTATCAATGTGACGGCATTTCACAATGTGTTATAACAGCAGAGTTACCTAAAATAACAAGAGGATTTCAAGCTGCATTTTTAGAAATAGATTATTTTTTAGATGATATGAATCCATTTACTATTACTACAGAAGTGAATATTGCTGGAGTAACTGACACTCCTTACAAAGTCACTATTGACTAA
- the htpG gene encoding molecular chaperone HtpG, with protein sequence MSTTNHIQNKKFDAEIGKVLHLMIHSLYTNKEIFLRELISNASDACDKFRYEMTQNSQLGSEEVLKITIKIDQSKQTLTISDNGIGMNEIDLIENLGRIASSGTQRFLEQLGKNGNDLSLIGQFGVGFYSIFMVADTVKVYSTKFSEQKTYLWESDGKEGYKITTLEEQMPHGTSIELHIKPSDVEFLESYRIKYIINTYSDHIDFPIELIENDGEPEVINSSSPIWTRPKSEISDEQYVNFYHKVAHMPGEPLFTIHNKVEGNLEYINLLFIPKQAPFDLFHPDRSARVKLYVKKVFITDDVDVIPRYMRFLRGIIDSSDLPLNISRETLQQNATVHKIRKSVVKRVLSTLKQASKENPELYKEFWMSFGEVMKEGLCEPALEEKEDLLDACRFYSTKSGDEFIDLSTYVDRMHSEQSEIYYITGQNLDVLRQNPQLEGFAKRNIEVLLLTDHVDEFWVNVISQYKNKFMKSILVSDINLDEIQKLPEDSKSTASNHNDAEQEALKAYIKNVLGDRIKDVRLSTKLVESPACLAISEGSMNIKMENLLIEQKQLNKRSAKILEVNALHPLLIKIMKSVSEGLAGERESEMVEIIFGQACLIAGEPISNPVDFVTKLNKLLIT encoded by the coding sequence ATGAGTACTACCAACCATATACAAAATAAAAAGTTTGATGCAGAGATAGGGAAAGTACTGCACTTAATGATACATTCTTTATATACAAATAAAGAAATTTTCTTACGTGAATTGATATCAAATGCTTCAGATGCATGTGATAAATTTCGCTATGAGATGACACAAAACTCACAACTCGGCTCTGAAGAAGTATTAAAAATCACTATAAAAATAGATCAATCCAAACAAACTCTAACCATTTCTGATAATGGCATCGGAATGAATGAGATTGATTTGATAGAAAATTTGGGCAGAATTGCAAGTTCTGGCACTCAGAGATTTTTAGAGCAACTTGGTAAAAACGGTAATGATCTCAGCTTAATAGGGCAGTTCGGCGTAGGGTTTTATTCTATATTCATGGTAGCAGACACAGTAAAAGTGTATTCCACTAAATTCTCTGAGCAAAAAACTTATCTATGGGAATCTGACGGCAAAGAAGGATATAAAATTACAACTTTAGAAGAACAAATGCCACATGGAACATCTATAGAATTACATATCAAACCTTCAGATGTCGAGTTCCTAGAATCATATAGAATCAAATATATAATCAACACATACTCTGATCATATAGACTTTCCAATAGAGCTTATAGAAAATGATGGAGAGCCAGAAGTAATTAATTCTTCTTCCCCAATCTGGACTAGACCTAAATCAGAGATTTCAGACGAACAGTATGTAAATTTCTACCACAAAGTGGCACATATGCCTGGTGAACCATTATTTACAATTCATAATAAAGTGGAAGGAAATCTTGAATATATTAATCTACTTTTTATCCCAAAACAGGCTCCATTTGATTTATTTCATCCAGATAGAAGTGCACGAGTGAAACTTTATGTAAAGAAAGTTTTCATCACAGATGACGTTGATGTAATCCCAAGATATATGAGGTTTTTGAGAGGTATCATAGATTCCAGCGACCTACCTCTCAACATTAGCAGAGAAACTTTGCAACAAAACGCAACTGTACATAAAATTCGCAAATCAGTTGTAAAAAGAGTACTAAGCACATTAAAGCAAGCATCAAAAGAAAATCCGGAATTATATAAGGAATTTTGGATGAGCTTTGGTGAAGTTATGAAAGAAGGCTTATGTGAACCTGCGTTGGAAGAAAAAGAGGATTTGCTTGATGCATGTAGATTTTATTCAACTAAATCTGGTGATGAGTTCATTGACCTAAGTACATATGTAGATAGAATGCATTCGGAACAGAGCGAAATTTATTATATTACAGGACAAAACTTGGATGTACTTCGTCAAAATCCGCAACTTGAAGGATTTGCAAAACGTAACATAGAAGTCTTACTTTTGACTGATCATGTAGATGAATTCTGGGTAAATGTTATTTCTCAATATAAAAACAAGTTTATGAAATCTATTTTGGTTTCCGATATTAATTTAGACGAAATACAAAAATTACCAGAAGACAGTAAAAGCACAGCTAGCAATCATAATGACGCTGAGCAGGAAGCACTAAAGGCATATATCAAAAATGTATTAGGCGATAGAATAAAAGATGTCAGACTTTCTACTAAGCTTGTAGAAAGTCCAGCTTGTCTTGCTATTTCTGAAGGAAGCATGAATATCAAGATGGAAAATTTATTAATTGAACAAAAACAATTAAACAAACGCTCTGCTAAAATTTTAGAGGTAAATGCACTGCATCCATTGCTTATAAAGATTATGAAAAGTGTATCGGAAGGTTTAGCTGGAGAAAGAGAATCTGAAATGGTGGAAATAATTTTTGGGCAGGCATGTTTAATAGCAGGGGAACCAATAAGTAATCCAGTAGATTTTGTGACAAAATTAAATAAATTATTAATTACATGA